The sequence tgaggtgtttcgtaactcgaacatttcgtatgaagagacgttcgtaagtagaggtaccactataCACAAAAATGATGTGCAAGCATAAAATGTACAGAAACCACAAGATGGATAATTCTTTTTACCATCAAGAAGAACTTTGCCACAGGTGGACTGGCATGCAGAACTCTGGAAGGTTTTACAGTCTCCACTGGGGACCTTCCACATCCACATGTTGCCATCATCTGTTCCTGCCAGGAGAACTGGAGCACACGGATGCCACTCCAACCACTGAATGGACacatgaccaaaaaacaaacacggaAGAAGACTTGAGCTTTCgttgcactttttcttttttttttgaaagatgaTCACAACATACATCAAAGAATCAAAGCACAACGTGCTTTACCTCCAAATCTCCGACTTCGAACGACCAGATCTCTTCTTTGCTCTCCACTTTCCAGACTTTAATGAGGCCGCTCATGTCACCCGAAGCCACGAGCGAGGAGTCGTGGCTGAACACGGCACACGTGACAGAATCTTTGTGACCTGCGCGGGAGAACGAACGGGAGGAGTTGCCAAGGATTCAGTTTTCCATGATTGCGTCTAGGTGTGCAGTATTTGCCCACAGTGTCCCGGCTCACCCATAGTGGCTCAATGAGGAGCATATTCATGTCTGTTGTGGAAATCAGATCTGAtagcacttgtttttttgtttttttttacagtatacagcagtGGCTGCACTTCAAAGTTTTTCAAGAGTCGTCACTCTGctaaatgacaaaagaaaatgtttatatttaGGCAGaaaaattagggatagaccgtaTTATTGGCCGGGCGGATTATCTTTACCGATATTTGGCATATTGACAAAtgcggcatcggcctttttacgaatctgaaggccgatatacaggactgtctcagaaaattagaatattgtgataaagtcctttattttctgttaaaaaaaaaaaaaaaatctcatacattctggattcacttggaaacacttgcaggtgtttcgagttaattagacaattcaagtgattagttgaatagcctactagtatactttttcatgatattctaatattttgagataggatatttgagttttgtttaagctgtaagccataatcagcaatattaaaataataaaaggcttgcaatatttcagttgatttgtaattaatccataatgtatgacatttttgttttttttaattgcattacagaaaagaaaggactttatcacaatattctatacTGTCCAGTATCTATATATAGTATCCCACTGAACCGTGAATGCTTGTGAATGTAGCAAATGTTggattttcatcaggatttgtaagacgttCCCAGACCAATATTAgttgccaaaaaaataattttaacatgttcagacaatttttctgaagatcttttgaaaccttttatgaaccctgatgaaaacccaaaataagttacattcgcatgcatttgtcactcagtcaGAGATacctatttatttacatttccaatTTACTTTATAAAAGATGTGCTGACACTGGAACTCCCTAtactttttatttgtaaaaactgttattttttttaaattaagaaattatgttaaaattttggaaaactttatgtactgtcaggtttacctgtttgacatctattaaacacgacactaAAAGGAGAGAAgccactcagttcagggctcgtgaggagagaggagaggaactgactgatacaattcactcctgcactctctgaagattcctctcctcaccctctctatttatttggttttccacaccCTTTCCACGCCCccagttacatgggtgttccaaccctaaaaatgcaaatgcaagtagAAAGCCttagggagctatttacttgcttagtttttaatttatcggtagcttaacatgctggaagctgcctgcaatttttttttaattatttttcaacaaagctgtcttatatgtttaaaaatgaaagaaaaatcttCAGTGTTAAAATTTGAAAATTAGTTTTAACAAACATACTTAATGGCATTTCAacaaagcacatttaaaaaaaagttttgacacAAATATTTCCTATTTTacagcaaatgaatatcggcttgaaatataggttatcagcctccttgactattaataatcggtatcgtatTTTGTTTGGGTCTGCGGGAAAATATCCCGGGGGTTCACTGTACTCAAGAGTGTGAATTTGTGTCTGCAATTCTATTTGTGGAGAATCACCTCACCTGTACACTCCAGGACAACTTCACCATCGCTCACCCTCCACACATACGCCTTATCATCTTCTCCACCCGTCACTGCCAAGTTGTTGGTGGCTGGATCCAAGCTCACGCAAAACACAGAGCCTGaggacgttaaaaaaaacacatacacacagggaAATGAAGACTCAAATTCTGATTCCTTTGTTGATCGCAGAAAACCTCCGTGGTTTATTCCGCCAATACCGGTGTGTTTGGAGAAGGTCAACTCGCTATCATCTCGCTCCAACTCCATCTCGTCCTCTGTCTCCCATCCTTCGTCGTTGTCTGCACCGGCATCCTCATCAAAGTCGATGTCCTCCAAGTCGTCTGCCAAGTTATCTGTGAGCAGAAGCCAGTGATTCCGcttgcatccattttctttcgCACTGAATCTCATTAGggttgagctggagcctattccagctcaCTTTGAGTGAGAGTCGCGGCACACACTGGACTGGTCATCAGCCGATAGCAGATAGAAAGATGCTAATTTATCAAGTCACAGTTGAGGTGTCAACCGTCAATCACAGTTAATACTGGATTGATAAACTAGTAAGAAGACTATTGTATAGCCaaaatgatgattattattatactcTTATGGTGTTACTGTATATGGAAATTAActcaaacaataacaacaactataaaacaaacaacaataaaaacaacaactataatAATTAGAATAATATAATAGTTGGTTGAAGATTGTGTCCGGTTTCTTTTTTACGTACCTGGACCATCTTCAGTCTCATTCAGGTCGATGACTTCAATGATTTCTTCGTCTCCGTGAAGTTCTAACGAGTTTTGCTCCGTGTTTTCCATGCTGTGTTAGCACACTTCGAGCAAAACAATCAACCGGGGACTAACCGGAGGTCTAACCTCTGTGTAGTACGCTACTGAAGACAGTATTATATTCTCAAACGATAAAATGTCGCATATGATGATGAGAGAAAATAGATCATCGTTGGCggaatgtcaaaaataaaacaaaacaaacacacgttATGCTAGGTTTCCTTCCCACGTTGCTATCAGTGTGGCTGTAAGTATGCCCTGAATTGGTTTTTCCAGGGTACATCGGGTCCTCAGACCGAATTTTGACGATGCTCACGTCGCATAACAGGGCTCATTTGTACAATAAACGATATTTATGcggcaaataataataacaatttccTAAAATTGACGAGTGTTTCAATAATTTTTAAGAGAGGACCGCCTGAAAATTAAAACTCGGGTAAATGTGTTTCTATGGCGCAGGATGATGACGTTGGCAAGACAGTCCATGCGCCATAAGAGCGaaatccactagatggcagtgtcAACAAAGAAACGGCACACAGCCGCCAAAATAATACATGTCCCAGAAAGGAAATATGGGCCATTGCTAGGCACTACACTGTACACTAATATGATATCCGTGAAAAACctgagctggttgccagccaatcacagggtaaTAATGATTACAAGGAACTAACAACAAAATCTTTTATCAGTGCAGTATTCATCAATCTATAAGCCACAAATTGATCAGCTTATCGCATCTTATGCTGACTGATGCCATTGCTGAGTTGAGTGCTCACATTTCTACGgtctgtaatttaattttctggTTTCATGGTTAACTTAATTGTGACTAATTCACTCTACTTCCCAGAAAAGCCTCCGAACCAGCAGACAGACCATCGTGACACACCCAAGACTGCTAAAGAAATTATTGAAGGATTAGCAGATCATGTAGCGCATGTGATAAAATGTCCTAAAGAAGATGAGTATAAAAGACAATTCCTCTCACAAATAACATGAGCGCTGGAAATAGGCtaatttgatttcaatttgatGTGAGACGATACATTCCACAACATTTATATGTGTCGTGGGCTTCAGAGGCAGCCATATTTTCAATCTGCTTTGCAGGTAGTCAAACTGTTGCGCTTAAAACCCTCAAAATTAAGATTCAACAGAAATTACATGTTTAACTGCTGTAGCATACCGGAGGATTGAAGATATGCTCCTGTTTTCTAAGCTAGCCAACGCATCCAACTAGTGTGAATGGAAATAGCGAGTGCTTTTGTTTGAGTAGCGACAGGAGAAGAAAGATTGAATAACCTGTTGAGAGAATTGTAATATTAGCAAACATTTATTGAGCAGAGTATGTGCCACTCTGCGATGACGCTGACTCTGGAGCTGGGCCAAAATACacccgtttttttaattttttttaattttttttatccatctcagggggcggccagtgTGCCTTAGACACACATGCTGGCAACTGGAAACAACATCACAGTGCCGATGGTCTCAGCTTGTAAGCGTCCCATgactaaacccagaaaacaggtgaactgtcaAGTCCCATGACTAAACCCAGAAGCTGATCCGTCATGAGCGTTACCTGTACCTGAGCCCttaaggcactgtgatgtcattttcagtcagcagcaaatggcaaaatggccgccccttgaggtGGATAAAACAAGTGAAATTTACTGCATAAttcgtattccacaaacgcaatattaaccatctCGCGTGTAGGCTAGTGGAGTGTTGTAACGCACGATGGCTGTTCAGCCGTTAATGGCGCTGCTGGatagcaaaaaaatgaaaataaaaattggagaGCAAACAAAGGGACTGGAAGTCCACAGTTTACTTTACGCAGGAAAAAGTAGTCTTCTTGGCACTGCCACACGCCACGATTACGCGTACAAGTCCATGGCATCAAATACACTTGATGGCCAAACGAAAAAGTCCTGCAAAGAGGGATTTAAAAAAGTATGTATGTGAGAAAACTGGACATATCATTACAGTTGATCCAAAAGCTTTAATTACAAATTTCATTCATGATAACAAATCTCTAGCCTTTGGGATCAATCTTACTTGTCAAATTTTATTTGCATAAAATAAGAATTTCCAAATCCCTTCtgaattttttaatatttcttgcGGATTTTGATTTATATATTAATTCCTTGAAGTTGACAAGAAGCAAGAAAAGTACGTATACATTGAAAATCCTTGGTGAATTGTCTTTTTTTACCTTAATTGACATTTTATTGTTGCCTTACGTTATTTTCTACgcaagcgtattgcattcacttggaaaacaaacaaacaaacaataaactcctgtttttctgactaatttttgggggggagtttttttttttgagtatttttttcctcttttttttaaacatttttttctgttttacggaatatttttttctgtcataaaaaaataattcgtaaaacaggggaaaaattattcagaaaaacagttttttttttcaagtgaatgcaatatgctttcGTAATTTTCTTTATTctcattgtttaatttttttcgtttttaatGTGGAattgttgattgttttttttttatctgatccGACTTTGATCTGATGTTTATTGCAATGCTGTGAATGTTAAAAGCAgagtttcaattaaaaaaaaaagaagaaaagaaaaagagctgCACAAGCATAACAAAAATAAGAAGGCGCCACCATGTGGCGTGGTGCCATACTGCAGTTTGTTACAGGGTACATCGAGtattttattgtaaagaaaattgttcacttgacttcccttttgaTAACTGTActatgcaaaaacaaacaaataaataaataaataaataaataaacaaatttaggAAGAACCACTGTTTTAGACTAACTGgcctgaataataataattaaaaaaaattgtaatgtttattttctattttaattttatatatatatatatatatatatatatatatatatatatatatatatatatatatatatatatatatatatatatatatttaaattagtTATCTATTTTTACTATAAGTTTGCCTTCGTGCGGGGAAAAAGCAACACTGAGGCCTTCCGACTTTGTCTGCATGCTGCATCTGACTCATGCGGGACCGCGCTGGGTGAGACGAAAACATCCCCTGCCAAACCACTAACAGCCACTTGTGTGTGTCTTGCAAGTGGCCTGGTCCGCAGCCCGTGTGTGATGTGTCTGCTGTGGTGGCAGGGTGGTAGTTTAACTCGCGCATGTTGACTTTTCTGGCCGGTTTGCTGCTCCTCATCCAGCCACTGGCcaaaaatatgatttattttaagaccattacttttgttttgtttgatattttgtttcaaatgcacCGGCACTGGTTGATCCCCTCGAATGCAAAACGGTTAAACTGACATCAgctacttggcaacatgaatgtGACACATGTGCCGCTCTGGGCAAAATAAGCCATTCTAATCCCTGTTTTGACATCGCCGCTCTCGC is a genomic window of Festucalex cinctus isolate MCC-2025b chromosome 2, RoL_Fcin_1.0, whole genome shotgun sequence containing:
- the aamp gene encoding angio-associated migratory cell protein gives rise to the protein MENTEQNSLELHGDEEIIEVIDLNETEDGPDNLADDLEDIDFDEDAGADNDEGWETEDEMELERDDSELTFSKHTGSVFCVSLDPATNNLAVTGGEDDKAYVWRVSDGEVVLECTGHKDSVTCAVFSHDSSLVASGDMSGLIKVWKVESKEEIWSFEVGDLEWLEWHPCAPVLLAGTDDGNMWMWKVPSGDCKTFQSSACQSTCGKVLLDGKRAAVGYEDGSVRLWDLKQGNSIHVIKGQDGHQGALTCLACNKDSSLVLTGSVDGRAKLINTATGKVVGVFSLEGGKAKGSRDGEESNSVESVGFCNVLPLVAVAYLDGTLAIYDLSTQVLRHSCRHEAGVVHLQWEESSSLVSTCSLDGALRQWDARSGNMVSEYRGHAAEILDFTVNREGTVAVTASGDNQAKVFCLQRPDR